The following proteins come from a genomic window of Populus nigra chromosome 6, ddPopNigr1.1, whole genome shotgun sequence:
- the LOC133696716 gene encoding uncharacterized protein LOC133696716, protein MSAWTSKGGKQGYGGEHFTIKKVAKSIKSATISTGRNRKMDCITPPNPTSGNVHDAIPTISTDENRNLDPKVSNPNPDNLINTDEFMKNLNEVIQELDATAVTGPPSCSLNQSQSLSNFTDMLNLLEEEPVNSKGLTDEPCPDEVARYLDSLSEILLENDSPQP, encoded by the coding sequence ATGTCTGCTTGGACATCAAAAGGAGGGAAACAGGGTTATGGGGGAGAACATTTCACCATAAAGAAAGTTGCCAAATCAATCAAGTCAGCAACTATCTCCACTGGTAGGAATCGAAAGATGGATTGTATAACACCTCCAAATCCTACTTCAGGAAATGTGCATGATGCAATCCCAACAATCTCCACTGACGAGAACCGAAATCTGGATCCTAAAGTTTCAAATCCCAATCCAGACAACCTAATCAATACGGATGAGTTTATGAAAAACTTGAATGAAGTGATTCAAGAGCTGGATGCCACAGCAGTCACAGGTCCTCCTTCCTGTTCATTAAATCAAAGTCAGTCCCTGTCAAATTTTACTGATATGCTGAATTTGCTTGAGGAAGAACCTGTCAACTCCAAAGGTTTAACTGATGAACCATGCCCAGATGAGGTTGCTCGCTACCTTGATTCACTATCAGAAATTTTACTTGAGAACGACAGCCCACAACCATGA